In Candidatus Poribacteria bacterium, the DNA window CGGACGAAGACTGCCTATCGAGAGATCAACGTCGCCGGCAGACCCGAACTCCGCGATGAGATCGAGACGCTCTGCGGACGGAGGGACGTGCCTCAGGTCTTCGTCGACGGCAAGCACATCGGCGATGACGACGCCGTTGCGGAGTGGGAAGAGTCCGGTAAGCTCGCCGCGCTTTAGTCAGCGACAATACGAAGCGCCCGACCGTCTGGTCGGGCGCTTGTCATGTACGATCTGGACGGTTGCCGTCACGAAGTGGGAGCCGGTTCCCCAAGCGCCCAGAAGATGCCGTTGATGAGCAGCTTGCGGAACGCGGGAACCTCGAAGTCCTCCGGGTGTCCCAGCGACGTGTAGAAGGTGCGCCGGCCTCCCGCCGAACGTGTCCACGCGACCGGGTTGTCCTCCCGATCCTCGCGGTGGCTCTCTCCGACCGACTTGCCCATCATCAAGTACTCGCAGTCGTCCGGCAGCGGGTAGACGTAGTAGAGCCATGATCGGCAATGGAACGCCCGATCGACACCCGTCAGGATCGGGTGGTGCGCCTTCTCCGGGATGACCGTCA includes these proteins:
- a CDS encoding glutaredoxin: MADPRVLIYTTTGCPYCTRALDILRRTKTAYREINVAGRPELRDEIETLCGRRDVPQVFVDGKHIGDDDAVAEWEESGKLAAL